The following coding sequences are from one Ammoniphilus sp. CFH 90114 window:
- a CDS encoding cation acetate symporter, with product MNATAFSLFLLIVLGTLVITYFASKKTKSTSDFYTAGGGLTGWQNGLAIAGDYMSAASFLGIAGTIALVGFDGFFYSIGFLVAYLVVLYIVAEPLRNLGKYTMADMIAARFNDKKIRGVAALNTISISIFYMIAQLVGAGGLIKLLLGLDYTTSVLIVGTLMTIYVVLGGMTATSWVQIIKAVLLMVGTFIISLIVFAKFGFSFTTMFEHMKTATPIGDAFLNPGNKYKDPIETLSLNLALVLGTAGLPHILIRFFTVKDAKTARQSVVVATWIIGVFYIMTIFLGFGAAAFVGHEAILAADKAGNMAAPLLAQALGGDFLFAFVSAVAFATILAVVAGLVLSAASAFAHDFYSHIIRRGHASEKEQMLAARWASIGVAILSVVLALFAQSLNVAFLVALAFAVGASANLPVIIFTIFWRKFNTTGAVTGMIVGLFSSLLIVALGPNVWSPEVGKAILVGEPLINLANPGIVSIPLGFLAAYLGTVLSFGKAEDKKAVDKKYDEILVKSNTGYGVAKVSNH from the coding sequence GTGAATGCAACAGCTTTTTCACTTTTTTTATTGATTGTACTAGGAACTCTTGTTATTACGTATTTTGCCTCGAAGAAGACGAAGTCTACGAGTGACTTTTATACAGCAGGAGGAGGGTTAACCGGTTGGCAAAATGGACTAGCCATCGCTGGTGACTATATGTCTGCAGCGTCCTTCTTAGGGATTGCTGGGACGATTGCCCTCGTTGGATTCGATGGTTTCTTCTATAGTATAGGTTTTCTCGTTGCTTATCTTGTCGTATTGTACATTGTTGCTGAACCGCTAAGAAACTTAGGGAAATATACGATGGCTGACATGATTGCTGCTCGTTTTAATGATAAGAAGATTCGCGGAGTAGCCGCCTTAAACACCATTTCAATTTCCATATTTTATATGATTGCCCAGTTAGTGGGGGCTGGTGGGCTGATAAAGTTGTTATTGGGTCTTGATTATACGACCTCCGTTCTTATAGTCGGTACGCTTATGACGATCTATGTCGTGTTAGGTGGAATGACGGCAACTAGCTGGGTACAGATTATTAAGGCTGTCCTCTTGATGGTTGGAACCTTTATCATTTCCCTCATCGTGTTTGCTAAGTTTGGCTTTAGCTTCACTACGATGTTTGAACATATGAAAACAGCAACACCTATTGGAGATGCATTTTTAAATCCAGGGAATAAATATAAGGATCCGATTGAAACTCTTTCTCTTAACTTGGCTCTTGTACTGGGTACGGCAGGATTACCGCACATTCTTATCCGCTTCTTTACAGTAAAAGATGCAAAAACGGCTCGTCAATCCGTTGTCGTAGCTACATGGATCATTGGTGTTTTCTATATCATGACGATCTTCTTAGGGTTTGGAGCGGCAGCATTCGTTGGACATGAAGCTATTCTTGCTGCAGACAAAGCAGGTAATATGGCAGCACCACTACTTGCTCAAGCGCTTGGTGGAGATTTCTTGTTTGCTTTCGTTTCTGCCGTGGCCTTTGCAACTATTCTAGCGGTAGTAGCAGGACTCGTTCTATCAGCTGCATCAGCTTTTGCACATGACTTTTATAGTCATATCATCCGTCGTGGGCATGCAAGTGAAAAGGAACAAATGCTTGCGGCACGTTGGGCTTCCATCGGGGTAGCAATTCTGTCTGTTGTCTTAGCTCTCTTTGCTCAAAGTTTGAATGTTGCTTTCTTAGTTGCTCTAGCGTTTGCTGTTGGGGCAAGTGCTAATCTCCCTGTTATTATCTTCACGATTTTCTGGAGAAAGTTCAATACAACCGGTGCGGTTACCGGAATGATTGTTGGTTTGTTTAGTTCCTTACTCATTGTTGCATTAGGACCTAATGTATGGAGCCCTGAGGTAGGAAAAGCGATTTTAGTAGGTGAACCACTAATTAACTTGGCGAATCCTGGAATAGTTTCCATTCCGCTAGGTTTTCTAGCAGCATACCTTGGAACCGTGCTTTCATTTGGTAAAGCCGAAGACAAGAAAGCTGTTGATAAGAAATATGATGAGATCTTAGTTAAGTCTAATACCGGATATGGGGTTGCGAAAGTTTCAAACCATTAA
- a CDS encoding LytTR family DNA-binding domain-containing protein, whose translation MKIRAMIAEDERLAREELKYLLEQEEVEVLPSATNGLELLKLVEEHEPDVVFLDIHMPEMQGLQAARMLSSRKKCPLIVFSTAHEDYAVEAFDLDAVDYLLKPYDHHRLKQTLQRIRNRFRETDAHENAPVSAQASTKVSKLLVDDGERLIVLDPETILYASREERVIEIHTKTQVYTSKMTLQQMEEKLNSYSFYRTHRSFLVNMNYVLELIPWFNGTYNLVLNDGKRTQIPVSRSSAKELLQRLQR comes from the coding sequence ATGAAAATTCGTGCGATGATCGCAGAGGACGAAAGATTAGCTCGTGAGGAACTAAAGTATTTGCTTGAGCAAGAAGAGGTTGAAGTGCTTCCTAGTGCGACGAATGGCTTAGAGCTATTGAAATTAGTAGAGGAGCATGAACCGGATGTTGTTTTTTTAGATATTCATATGCCGGAGATGCAGGGTTTACAAGCTGCTCGAATGTTGTCTTCTCGTAAGAAGTGCCCGTTAATTGTGTTTTCGACAGCACATGAAGATTATGCCGTTGAGGCTTTTGATTTGGACGCAGTTGATTACCTATTGAAGCCGTATGATCACCATCGTTTAAAGCAGACTCTACAGCGAATCCGTAATCGTTTCCGGGAAACGGATGCCCATGAGAATGCACCCGTTTCTGCTCAAGCCTCTACGAAGGTGTCCAAGCTTCTAGTAGATGATGGAGAGCGTCTTATTGTTCTCGATCCCGAAACGATTCTTTACGCTTCTAGGGAAGAGCGAGTAATTGAGATTCACACGAAGACGCAAGTATATACCTCTAAGATGACGTTGCAGCAAATGGAAGAAAAGCTGAACTCCTATTCTTTTTATCGAACCCATCGCAGTTTCCTAGTTAATATGAACTATGTGTTAGAATTGATTCCATGGTTTAATGGAACGTATAATCTCGTGCTTAATGATGGAAAGAGAACGCAGATTCCGGTATCGCGTTCCTCGGCTAAAGAGCTCTTACAACGCTTGCAAAGATAA
- a CDS encoding ornithine--oxo-acid transaminase: MNTSHIINKTEQFGARNYHPLPIVISKAEGVWVEDPEGNRYMDMLSAYSALNQGHRHPKIIQALKDQADCVTLTSRAFHNDRLGEFYEQLSNLTGKNMILPMNTGAEAVETAIKAVRRWAYEVKKIPENQAEIIVFEGNFHGRTITVTSFSSEEEYKRGFGPFTPGFKIIPYGDLNALKEAITPNTAAVLIEPIQGEAGILIPQEGFLKKAYELCKENRVVFIADEIQTGFGRTGKLFACDWDEFKPDMYIMGKALGGGVFPISAVAADEEILAVFNPGSHGSTFGGNPLGCAVAIAAMNVLEEEDLVNRSREMGQYFMDQLKEIQNPMIKEIRGRGLFIGVELKEKARPYCEQLKEKGLLCKETHETTIRFAPPLNISKDDLDWAITRIKEVLEV; encoded by the coding sequence TTGAATACATCTCATATTATTAATAAAACAGAACAGTTTGGGGCAAGGAACTACCACCCGCTACCGATTGTCATTTCGAAAGCCGAAGGGGTATGGGTTGAAGATCCCGAAGGTAATCGATACATGGATATGCTTAGTGCCTATTCGGCATTAAACCAGGGACACCGTCATCCTAAGATTATTCAAGCTCTTAAGGATCAAGCTGATTGTGTTACTTTGACTTCACGGGCTTTTCATAATGATCGACTAGGAGAGTTTTATGAGCAACTCTCCAATCTTACAGGGAAGAACATGATTCTTCCCATGAACACGGGAGCAGAAGCGGTAGAGACTGCCATCAAGGCGGTTCGTCGTTGGGCTTATGAAGTAAAGAAGATTCCTGAAAATCAAGCGGAAATTATTGTGTTTGAAGGAAATTTCCATGGCCGGACGATTACCGTGACCTCTTTTTCATCTGAAGAAGAATATAAGCGGGGGTTCGGACCGTTCACTCCAGGATTCAAAATCATTCCTTATGGAGATTTGAATGCCTTGAAGGAAGCGATCACACCGAATACAGCGGCCGTCCTTATTGAACCGATTCAAGGAGAGGCGGGAATCCTCATTCCTCAAGAAGGATTCTTGAAAAAAGCCTATGAGCTTTGTAAGGAAAACCGTGTCGTCTTTATTGCAGATGAAATACAAACCGGCTTTGGACGGACGGGCAAGCTATTTGCTTGTGATTGGGATGAGTTTAAGCCTGATATGTATATTATGGGGAAAGCATTAGGTGGAGGGGTGTTCCCTATCTCCGCTGTAGCTGCCGATGAAGAAATTCTTGCTGTATTCAACCCGGGCTCCCACGGCTCCACATTTGGCGGTAATCCTCTTGGATGTGCCGTAGCAATTGCTGCGATGAATGTACTTGAGGAAGAGGACCTGGTAAACCGTTCAAGGGAAATGGGTCAATACTTCATGGACCAACTGAAAGAAATTCAAAATCCAATGATAAAAGAAATTCGGGGAAGAGGATTGTTCATTGGAGTAGAGCTAAAGGAAAAGGCTAGACCTTATTGTGAACAACTGAAAGAGAAGGGCTTATTGTGTAAAGAGACACATGAGACCACGATTCGTTTTGCACCGCCGCTTAATATTTCAAAAGACGATCTCGACTGGGCTATTACACGCATTAAGGAAGTCCTAGAGGTATAA
- a CDS encoding LytS/YhcK type 5TM receptor domain-containing protein → MEQLTLLLFERTGILLILTFILTRIPMFRQLLDREVSFRTSLYFSIIFGTFGSAGIYAGVIVTEDQLISSFWITTLELDEGLAHSALVGVVIGGLLGGPVVGVGAGLITGIHLFSLGGFTALANGLSAPITGLLAGWIARFFSHERVITASKALFIGMFAPILLMGLILIFSYPPDESIRLVNTIGIPMVLTNSVSIAIFTTMIRVALHEEERSAAFETQRALKIAELTLPYLKKGLKPETALATAHLLKKELKAAAVAVTDTEHILAHVGIGSNHHLPGEELQTELARTAIRTGEVQIAYHRNQIQCRESKCPLGASIKVPIIQAGRVTGIIALYFKRPQQITKVEEALARGLGTLISNQLNLALAENMANLMKDAELRILQAQIHPHFMFNTLNSINTLIRLDPQLARHVTVQLGTYMRLNLKMVSSQLVPIKQEMSHLQAYIEIIKIRFADQFAIHCEMEEELEEVFIPPVILQPLVENSIHHGLKGKPNGGEIRIQVKREGNQVKVVVEDNGSGIAEEVIEHIGKTSVKSQEGNGIGVYNVNQRLTSLFGPDAKLNFENREGGGCRIFFSIPYAAHREGEI, encoded by the coding sequence TTGGAGCAGTTAACCTTGCTTTTATTTGAGCGAACGGGAATTCTCTTAATTCTAACATTCATACTCACACGAATTCCTATGTTTAGACAGCTGTTAGACAGAGAAGTGAGTTTTCGTACTTCTCTCTATTTTTCTATTATCTTTGGGACATTTGGAAGTGCCGGTATCTATGCCGGTGTGATTGTGACGGAGGACCAACTGATCTCTTCGTTTTGGATCACTACCTTAGAGCTGGATGAGGGACTAGCTCACTCCGCATTGGTTGGAGTAGTGATTGGGGGGTTATTGGGCGGTCCGGTAGTCGGAGTGGGTGCAGGATTGATTACAGGCATTCATCTTTTTAGTCTGGGTGGATTTACTGCCTTAGCTAATGGCTTATCTGCCCCGATTACGGGGTTATTAGCGGGGTGGATTGCCCGGTTCTTTTCCCATGAACGAGTGATTACTGCTTCTAAAGCTTTATTTATTGGAATGTTCGCGCCCATATTGCTCATGGGTCTCATTCTTATTTTTTCGTATCCACCAGACGAATCGATCCGATTAGTGAATACGATAGGGATCCCCATGGTGCTGACGAACAGCGTTTCTATTGCCATTTTTACCACGATGATTCGTGTAGCTCTGCATGAGGAAGAACGCTCTGCTGCATTTGAGACTCAGAGAGCGCTTAAGATTGCTGAACTGACCTTACCCTACTTGAAGAAGGGGCTCAAACCAGAAACTGCGCTTGCCACGGCCCATTTATTGAAAAAAGAGTTGAAGGCAGCGGCAGTGGCCGTGACAGATACAGAGCATATTTTAGCTCATGTTGGTATTGGGTCTAACCATCACTTGCCAGGAGAAGAGCTACAAACCGAATTAGCACGGACGGCAATTCGGACGGGAGAGGTTCAGATTGCTTACCACCGAAATCAAATTCAATGCAGGGAATCTAAGTGTCCTTTAGGGGCCTCTATTAAAGTTCCTATTATCCAAGCGGGCCGGGTTACAGGGATTATTGCTTTATATTTTAAGCGTCCACAGCAAATTACGAAAGTTGAGGAAGCGCTAGCCCGAGGACTTGGAACCTTGATTTCCAATCAATTAAATTTAGCACTTGCTGAAAACATGGCAAACCTGATGAAAGATGCAGAGCTTCGCATTCTACAAGCTCAGATCCATCCGCATTTTATGTTCAATACATTAAATTCTATTAATACTTTGATCCGACTAGATCCTCAGTTAGCGCGCCATGTAACGGTACAGCTCGGGACCTATATGAGATTAAATTTAAAGATGGTTTCCTCTCAGCTCGTCCCCATAAAGCAGGAAATGAGTCACTTGCAAGCCTATATTGAGATTATTAAAATACGATTTGCGGACCAATTTGCGATCCATTGTGAGATGGAAGAAGAGCTAGAAGAAGTTTTTATTCCGCCAGTCATCCTCCAGCCCTTAGTGGAGAATAGTATTCATCATGGTTTGAAGGGGAAGCCGAATGGCGGAGAGATTCGTATTCAAGTGAAGCGAGAAGGTAATCAGGTTAAAGTGGTTGTGGAGGATAATGGGTCAGGGATAGCTGAGGAAGTGATTGAACATATTGGCAAGACCTCTGTGAAAAGCCAAGAAGGGAACGGAATTGGTGTTTATAATGTGAATCAACGCTTAACTAGCCTGTTTGGACCAGATGCCAAATTGAATTTTGAAAATAGAGAGGGCGGGGGATGTCGGATTTTCTTTTCGATACCTTATGCTGCGCATAGAGAGGGAGAGATCTAG
- the pruA gene encoding L-glutamate gamma-semialdehyde dehydrogenase, with protein MTTRTIPAFVNEPFTNFSLEENKQAMLAALAKVKQEIGKDIALHIGKDKVMTEDKIVSINPGNVDQVIGNVSKATKEMAERAMQVALQTFETWKKVSPRERAEFLFKAAELMRQRKHEFSALLVLESGKNWGEADADTAEAIDFIEYYAREMIRLSETNTHQPLVKIPGEDNQLSYTPLGVGVVIPPWNFPLAICVGMTTAAVVSGNTVLLKPASATPVIAHKFVALMEEVGLPAGVINFIPGSGAEVGDYLTTHPKTRFISFTGSKEVGLRINKLAAETAEGQIWIKRIVAEMGGKDGIVVDETTDLDVAAEGIVASAFGFQGQKCSAGSRAIIVESVYDQLVEKVVERTKALKNGLPEENCPVGPVIDKQAYNRILEYIEIGKSEGRLLTGGGKAEGNGYYIQPTVFADVSGKARIMQEEIFGPVLALAKAKNWKEAIDMYNDTEFGLTGSFYSQDEDRIAYALETMHCGNLYINRKCTGALVGVHPFGGFNMSGTDSKAGGHDYLLLFTQAKLTSRKI; from the coding sequence ATGACGACCAGAACCATCCCGGCTTTTGTAAACGAGCCCTTTACTAATTTTTCTTTAGAAGAGAACAAGCAAGCCATGCTCGCTGCCTTAGCGAAAGTGAAGCAAGAGATAGGCAAGGACATTGCACTTCATATTGGAAAAGATAAGGTCATGACAGAGGACAAAATTGTCTCTATCAATCCAGGAAATGTAGACCAAGTTATCGGGAATGTAAGTAAGGCTACGAAGGAAATGGCAGAAAGAGCGATGCAAGTAGCCTTACAAACGTTTGAAACGTGGAAGAAGGTTTCTCCTAGGGAAAGGGCGGAGTTTTTGTTCAAGGCTGCTGAACTCATGCGTCAGCGCAAGCATGAGTTCTCGGCTCTATTGGTACTAGAGTCAGGGAAAAACTGGGGAGAAGCCGATGCGGATACAGCAGAAGCGATAGATTTTATTGAGTACTACGCAAGAGAAATGATCCGTTTAAGCGAAACAAACACCCATCAACCACTGGTTAAGATACCTGGAGAGGATAATCAATTAAGCTACACTCCTCTAGGTGTAGGAGTAGTTATCCCCCCTTGGAATTTCCCATTAGCCATCTGTGTAGGGATGACAACGGCTGCTGTGGTATCTGGTAATACGGTACTTCTTAAGCCGGCATCTGCAACACCGGTGATAGCTCATAAGTTTGTTGCCTTAATGGAAGAAGTAGGCTTACCTGCCGGTGTCATTAACTTTATTCCAGGCAGTGGGGCAGAGGTGGGAGATTATCTCACTACTCATCCGAAGACTCGATTTATTAGCTTTACAGGTTCGAAGGAAGTAGGCCTGCGTATTAATAAGTTAGCTGCTGAAACAGCAGAAGGACAAATTTGGATTAAGCGAATTGTAGCAGAGATGGGTGGAAAAGACGGCATTGTTGTGGATGAAACCACAGACTTAGACGTTGCGGCGGAAGGTATTGTTGCTTCGGCTTTCGGTTTCCAAGGTCAGAAGTGCTCCGCTGGATCTCGTGCTATCATCGTAGAATCTGTTTATGATCAACTTGTAGAAAAAGTCGTAGAAAGAACCAAGGCACTAAAAAACGGGCTTCCTGAGGAAAATTGCCCAGTAGGTCCTGTTATTGACAAGCAGGCTTATAATCGAATCTTGGAGTATATTGAAATTGGTAAAAGTGAAGGTCGGTTGCTCACTGGTGGAGGAAAAGCGGAAGGGAATGGGTACTACATTCAGCCGACCGTGTTTGCTGATGTCAGTGGTAAGGCCCGTATTATGCAAGAAGAAATCTTTGGGCCTGTTCTTGCCTTAGCGAAAGCTAAGAATTGGAAAGAAGCGATCGACATGTATAATGACACGGAATTCGGATTGACGGGATCCTTCTATTCTCAAGATGAAGATCGAATTGCTTATGCCCTAGAGACAATGCACTGTGGAAACTTGTATATTAACCGTAAGTGTACAGGAGCGTTGGTTGGGGTGCATCCATTCGGAGGGTTCAATATGTCTGGAACGGATTCTAAAGCAGGCGGTCACGATTATCTGTTATTGTTTACACAGGCGAAGTTAACGTCTAGAAAAATTTAG
- a CDS encoding DUF485 domain-containing protein, with protein sequence MSQAKKLSVHNQEEQSVNYTEIVQSSQFQKLMRSKNAFILPMSIFFFLFYFSLPLMTSYTKVLNQPAIGPVTWAWVFAFAQFVMTWTLCILYSKKAQKFDEDVKHIMNDINKGR encoded by the coding sequence ATGAGCCAGGCGAAGAAGTTATCTGTCCACAATCAGGAGGAGCAGTCGGTTAATTACACGGAAATTGTTCAATCATCGCAATTCCAAAAGCTTATGAGAAGTAAGAACGCTTTCATTTTACCGATGTCTATTTTCTTTTTTCTCTTTTACTTTAGCTTGCCACTCATGACCTCTTACACCAAGGTGTTAAATCAACCTGCCATTGGTCCGGTAACTTGGGCTTGGGTATTTGCATTTGCTCAGTTCGTAATGACATGGACACTTTGCATTCTTTACTCCAAGAAGGCGCAGAAGTTCGATGAAGACGTAAAGCATATTATGAACGATATTAATAAAGGGAGGTAA
- a CDS encoding sigma 54-interacting transcriptional regulator, whose protein sequence is MDREDLIHLFDSVDIGYVMFDSDHRIIFHNQQAKQLFKTEKLEHFSQLPLFVQEIVGKWNRDGNRLPTKIDRYRMHLKSFHWKGQDVSLLSVVEDIEYNELELIIRESFDEILVTDRQGTIKKISARCEELYGMPAERLIGKKTSELAHDAVFTPSLTPLVLQEKKKVSGIQMTKTGKKLYVIGNPIFDDEGEIYRIVFNSREYSEIEALESRLLETEDLLNKYREELNQLKQIVSDQKPVIYNSKEMNQVYQIASKVAQVDSTVLIVGETGVGKGMMARYIHQESSRSKNKLIEVNCGAIPENLIESELFGYERGAFTGANKEGKKGVIELADKGTLFLDEIGELPLSTQVKLLQFLQDNTFRRVGGSELIQVDTRIIAATNQELPRLVKEKKFREDFYYRLNVVPITIPPLRHRSEDISILIQFFVSSFNSKYGLHKQLHEDIYPMLCQYAWPGNVRELENLIERLLVTCDGNIVKVEELPSYLLENNTADQGIVVKSLIPLKEAVEQLEKKMITMAYETYKNTYKCAEVLEVNQSTVVRKMKKYLEDGGTKV, encoded by the coding sequence ATGGATAGGGAGGATTTAATTCATCTCTTCGATTCGGTAGATATAGGATATGTTATGTTTGATTCTGACCACCGGATCATCTTTCATAATCAACAAGCGAAGCAACTATTTAAAACAGAGAAGCTAGAGCATTTTAGTCAGTTGCCTTTATTCGTTCAAGAGATAGTAGGAAAATGGAATAGAGATGGGAATCGGCTTCCGACGAAGATAGACAGGTATCGTATGCATCTTAAATCGTTTCACTGGAAGGGTCAAGATGTTTCGTTACTAAGCGTTGTAGAAGATATAGAATATAACGAATTAGAATTGATCATTCGGGAGTCATTTGATGAGATTCTAGTCACAGATAGGCAAGGCACAATAAAAAAGATTAGTGCTCGCTGTGAAGAGTTATATGGAATGCCTGCCGAGAGATTAATCGGAAAAAAAACATCGGAGTTAGCTCATGATGCAGTTTTTACGCCTTCTCTAACACCGCTTGTTCTACAAGAGAAGAAGAAGGTTTCTGGAATTCAGATGACTAAGACAGGTAAGAAGCTTTACGTCATTGGAAACCCTATCTTTGATGATGAGGGAGAGATTTACCGAATTGTATTTAATTCACGTGAGTACTCAGAAATTGAAGCCTTAGAAAGTAGATTGCTAGAAACAGAGGATCTGCTCAATAAGTACCGGGAAGAGTTAAATCAATTAAAGCAAATCGTTTCCGATCAGAAGCCCGTCATTTACAATTCCAAAGAAATGAATCAAGTCTATCAGATCGCTTCTAAAGTGGCCCAGGTAGACTCTACTGTCCTGATTGTTGGGGAAACGGGAGTAGGAAAGGGTATGATGGCCCGATATATCCATCAAGAAAGCAGCCGCAGCAAGAATAAGTTAATTGAAGTGAATTGTGGTGCTATTCCAGAAAACTTAATTGAGTCAGAGTTGTTCGGATATGAACGGGGAGCCTTTACAGGGGCAAACAAGGAAGGGAAAAAAGGCGTAATTGAGCTGGCTGATAAAGGGACGTTATTCCTTGATGAGATTGGAGAATTACCGCTAAGCACTCAAGTGAAGTTACTTCAATTTCTGCAGGATAATACCTTCCGCCGTGTTGGGGGAAGTGAACTCATCCAAGTAGATACACGAATTATTGCTGCAACGAATCAAGAATTACCGCGCTTGGTGAAAGAAAAAAAGTTTAGAGAAGACTTTTATTATCGGTTAAACGTTGTGCCTATAACGATTCCTCCCTTACGTCATCGCAGTGAGGATATATCCATTCTTATTCAATTTTTTGTCTCTTCTTTTAATTCTAAATATGGGCTGCATAAGCAGTTGCATGAGGATATCTACCCGATGCTGTGTCAATATGCATGGCCGGGAAATGTTCGAGAATTAGAGAACTTAATCGAACGCCTTCTGGTAACTTGTGATGGGAATATCGTAAAAGTCGAAGAGCTTCCTAGCTATCTCTTAGAAAACAACACGGCAGACCAAGGCATTGTTGTAAAATCCTTAATCCCATTAAAAGAAGCGGTAGAGCAGTTGGAAAAGAAAATGATTACGATGGCTTATGAAACCTACAAAAATACGTACAAATGTGCAGAAGTATTAGAAGTAAATCAATCTACCGTAGTAAGAAAAATGAAGAAGTACTTAGAAGATGGAGGGACCAAAGTATGA